One Aegilops tauschii subsp. strangulata cultivar AL8/78 chromosome 2, Aet v6.0, whole genome shotgun sequence genomic window, AAGTGGAGAGCTTGATAGCTAAGTGTATGCATCGGTGGTGAAGGTATTTGTATTACTCATGTCTCTCGCACACAACATAAGGCTAGTGATAGCTTAGCTTCTTTTGGTAGGGTTCATGGTAGGATCATGACCTGGATTGCCTCAGGTCCGAACGAGGTTTTGGAGGTAGTGCGTGATGATTGTAAAGATTTCTCCcgcagaaaaaaaaacagaatgTTAACGGCTCTGAAGAACGTCCTTGTTATTATCTTTAGAAGTTTAATTAATCTTGAGTAATCCACACTGGAATGTAATATTAACATCCATTTTTGAGAATCATGTAATGTAAGTATTCTTGGGTGTGGGCATAGCAGTGATCTGGATGTGGATGTGATGCGGAAGTGTTACTTAAGAGTCTGCCTCGATCTCTTTTGTTTTCTGCTATCTTTTGTCTATAAGACTCTGCTCTGGAAAGAGTTCATTGCATTGCTTGGTGGCTTATATTTTCTTCTGAATTGTGTATGTAAGAAGCTCTGAGATTGGAGCAATATATGCATGCCTCGTAATAATGAAGAAAACTTTGCATAGGAACAATCTTTACTCAAACTTGAGATTGCAGTTTGACAGAGAAAATATGTGTTTCGCATTTGGCCACACATCACATGCATACATTAGTTGCAGAGTTGCAGTAACTAAGGTGTCTCAGTCTCTCAAATCATGTTTCTATTTTCTCTCAAGATATTACATACACCCACACACATGTATGATAATCATAAAAAGAATTCGAAGTTCAGAAGTATAGTTTTCGCAGAATGTCCCCCGCCCAGCACAACCTTATCACGGCCAGTCACGAGCTACCTTCTCACGCGCCGCTAAATCTCCAGCCCCTGCGCCGCACTGTTGACCATGTCTATGCCAGCCTCGAGGCGGGCATGCACGCGCTCATCCTCGCGCAGCTCCGGCGTGAAGGCGCGCCCCCACCCGTTGCACCACTCGACGGCCTCTCTGGTGGCGGGTTTCGTGGCCAGCAGCCAGTGACGGAGCGCGTGCCGCCACCTGCCGAAGAACTCGGCCTCCAGGAGCCGCGCCATGTCCTCCGCCCGCACGAGCGGCGCCCACTTCATGATCACCTCCAAGAACGCGTCGTCATTCTGCTTCGGCGGCGTGATCCGGAGGCTCCGCAGGCGCTGTTCCAGGTGCCACACGACGCCGATCCCGTCGACGAACTCCTCCCAGCTCGCCCGGCCGAACAGGGCCTTCCAGGGCGCCACCAGGTTAAGGTTGGACTTGGAGAGCAAGGCGTGGCCGGCGTCGTCCCATTCCCGCAGCGCCCTCTCAAGCTTGCGTCTCACGGTGACGCATAGGCTCTCCAGCAGTGGACCGGCGAGCGGCATCCACTGGCGAAGCAGGAGGTGACAGCAGTTGGCCTGCCAGGCATCCCACGGGTCCCATGACTCCACTTCGGCGGTCAGCTCCGGCatgacgacctctacgaggatgCGCTGCACGGCGGAAGGAGGCAGTGTGTCCTTCCACTGCGCCAGGAAGCGGCGCACCCGCTCGGAGTCCGTGGTCTTCCACTCCAAGGCCTGGACAGCCGGAACCACCGTGTCTTCGACGAGCTCCACGTACGGCGACATGGCCGACCCGTCGTCCAGTGTGTTCCTTAGGACGACGAACACGTCCAACCACATGGCCGGGTCCCAAAGAGGCTGCCACCTTTGGAGCACCGGGCCAATGAGCCGCGCCACGAGCACGCCCGCCGTGTTCGCGAGGCAGTACGTCTGCAGCGATCACCGTTGTTTGCAAGGCTGACTGAAGGAAAAGCTCATCCTTACCAAACTGTCAATGGACATGAGTACAACATGAGCTACTATCTGGTTGACGGTATCTATCCTCCGTGGGCTACCTTTGTCAGCACCATCCCTAACCCAGTTGGCTAGAAAAAGGCTCACTTTGCCGAAAAACAAGAAGTAGCTAAAAAGGATGTCTAAGGGGCATTTGGAGTTTTGCGGGCCCGTTTTGTAGTTGTTCGTGGACCTGCTAAACAATGGGATCTGGATACTTTGTGGGAGGTGATGAAatgttgtgtgatcatgcacaacataaTCGTCGAGGATGAGGGTGACGATGCTGCCGCAACTCTAGAATTTGAGAACATGGGTGGTCCTATCCAACTTCCAGACCAGAATCGGGCCACATTTGAAGAGTTTATTCAAATGCATCAACAAATTCAGCATCGACCAACTCACAAGCGGCTGAAGGAAGATTTGATTGAGCATCAGTGAGCGGTGAACAGGGAAAATAATGTtgggatgtaatatttgaatatttttaaatttgaactactgCTGCATGTGGCTATTTGAACGTCCGTACACATTGTATGCGTCTATTTGTTCATGCGGACTTAAAAATATAATGAGAAATGCCGGATGTATGCGGCCATGGTTGGATGGCGGCCTCCCGCATCCATGTCCATGGACTGGCCCCCTGTTCGCAGACGGGTGCGTGAGGAAATTTACgggttgccgttggagatgcccttacacATAGTTGATGTTGACTGAGTTCCAATACACAAGGGTCTCCTCTTGATCGAAGGTGAACTCCTCCGACGACGACAACTAGAACGTCAATGAAAGGTTAATCACCCTCGATGTCGATCGACCGGCCAAACCGCCATGATGTCCGCCATCTTGAACGTGAAGAGCcaccctccgtctaggtgaataagtcatcttaggttgtgcaccgtgaccaaggaggaggagaaaacgagagaacttaatgtttatttgctaattgatagtattgcatgcaatgaactaaccactgcatgtcgtgtttggtagtctcaagtcattaaaggtatgcacaccccacatctcttattggttgatatgtcaagaaacaagaaacggggtagaagttaatgcaccgcacctaagtgttttgggattatttgattttcataagatgacttacaacctagacggagggagtagcatggTTTTCGCACTAGAAATAGGCACTGAAGTGGTCGTAGGCACACGCATGCACCCCTTGaatgcggcggcggcgtgctcaTTCAGCTGATTTGGTGGCAAGGACGGCGTGGCAGTGGTGCGGCTGACGCACAGAGGTGGGATGCGGCTGCAAATTTGTTTTACTCCAGCCACACAGGTATTGCATATTAGCAACACTTGGTGCCCCATTTTGATGGTGTTGCAAATTTGAAGTCTTTTTTACATATAGGACACCTATTGGAGCACTATTTTGACCCAAAAAGTGGTCATGCCTTATTATGCAAAATCTATTGGATATGCCCTTAAGTTGGCCATAAGAATTTCTTACCTCGTATGCTAAAGTAAACTAAAAATGCTACTATCTATAAGAACTTGTTTACTTTTGGTTATAAGATGGTGCCCGCATATTAAAAATTATTTTCCACTCCCCACTAATCTAGTCTACCTCACACAAATTCACTTATAGAAAAAATTCCCCATATTAGAAGGGCGAAGGCTTCCCCAAATCTGTCTTTGATTCAAAGATTTCTTATGGGTTTCGTAGGATAAAAAATCTTAAGGAAACTCTCAAGTTGGGATAGTTGATTTGTGGGATTCAACACTATAAGAATTTTGGGGGAATAGTTAATCTTGTCGGGGTCATATCAAGTCTTAGCCATCATCTACATGGCAAATTGCTAAAGCCAAACCATTTCAACAAAGTCCAAGAAACTAAGTCAAGTCAACAAGGAAAAGATATACGAGAGATGAAAAAACAAAGTCAGGGAAGATATACTTTGAAAACTAATCAAATAGTTTGGTCTCACAGAAAGATGTGGTTTACTAAAATACCATTGCAAAGAAAAGATTATATATGGCGTTTTGGCACATGGGAGCACGCGCTACTTTTTAAAATGTGTTTTAAACATATTTTGAAATGTCAAAAAATTCGAAACAAAAACTTGGCGCATACATCTCGATATTGTACATGCTCACAAAGTCGTTTAGCAAAAACGACAACTTACGTGTCGCGTGTGAAAAAGACAAAATTCGGTGTTAAAAAATGTTTTTCACAAGACAACGTTTCGTCTTTTTTGCACAAACCATAAAAAATGTCGGTTTTCTCCGAAACTTGACGTTCACACATATAATGTTGAGGTGTATGCGACAAATTTTTGTTTGAAATTTTTTCACACTTTAAAATATTTTTTCGCGTGCAGGAGCGTGCGCTCCCGGGAGCACCAATGGATTTCCGATATATGGTTAGTTTTTCAGAATAGTGTTTTAACAGAGATAATCTCTTCAAAAGAAACTGGAAAGGCGAAGATACAAAATGCAATTTTTCTGAATAGGAAGAAACGGTGGAGCATCTTCTATGAAGTTTTTAGTAGCAAAATTTCTTTGGGACGTTACGAAAAGCGTGACTGACATTTGTAACATTCTCAGCAAAGTAGAGGACTTCAGTGGGTGGGTAGAGAGTTTTCCAAAGAATCAGAGACAAATGGTATATGGGTGTGGCGGCAGTTATCTAGTCTTGGTGGAAAGCCACGAATGATGCTACTTTTAATCATGTTTATAGGCATGATCCTAGTACTCTTTTTTCGAATAGCTTATTGGATATCCAATTGGTCGAAGGTGCAGAAAAACGAAGAATAGTTGATACTTCGAGCCGTAGCGGTGCTGCTAATTAAAATTACCACATGTTTCTGTTATAAAAAGAAGAGGATGGGATCACGCGAAGGATAGGAATTGGCTAGAATCTTCGATGGGGTATCTTTGGAGTAGAAGCTATGTTATTGACGTTGTCCATGTAAGTTGTCTTCAGGAACTTAGCGGCTGGGAGATGTGATCATCTGTTGAAAGTTGCCCAGGATGGAGCATGTTTGCATTTCATTTGTAGAAAAAGTTATGATCTTTGTTTTCTCTTGCTTTACTTACTACTAGGGACTCATGCTTGATGACCCGGGGtatagagtttggcacatgcatcgcggtaggtgatatgtctccaacatatttatactttttattgttccatgctattatagtatcaatcttggatattttatatgtaattttatatcatttttgggactaacttattaacccaatgccaagtgtcagttgttgttttctgcctGTTAATGGTTTTCCAGGAAATcggtaccaaacgaagtccaaatgtcATGAAATGTTTTGACTTTTTTTCCTAGACAAGAGAGACACTGGAAGCTTCGGAAGGAGCCCAGAAGGCAAACGAGTAGACGGCAAGGCACTAGGGCCCgcccagggggcgcgccctagtaccttgtgggcccctcgtggctccgtctgacctaattccacctctataaattctctaaaatcgggaaaccaacagagagccccctaaaatactttttccgccgcAAGTTTATGTTCTTCCGCGATCCCATCTGAGGCCTTTTTGGCACTCTGCCagaggggaatcgatcacggagtgcttctacatcaaccttgttgtCCTTCCGAtgttgtgtgagtagtttaccatagacctacagGTTCATAGGTAgtaactagatggcttcttctctctctttgatcttcaatacaatgttttcctcgatgttcttggagttctatctgatgtaatcttctttttcggtgtgtttgttgggatccgatgaattgtgggtttatgatcaaattattcatgataaatatttgagtcttttctgaattcttataAACATGGTTATTATAaatttgtatttctctctgatctatccgtttggtttggccgactatattgatttatcttgcaatgggagaggtgctttgtaatgggccaatcttgcggtgatctatatcccagtgatagaaggggacaAGACACGTATTTTTATTGCCATTAAGGGGAAAACGACGGGGTTCATTCATATTGGTTGGCTTTACTTTgtctgcatcatgtcatcttgcttaaggcgttactccgttctttatgaacttaatactctagatgcatgctggatagcggttgatgtgtcgagtaatagtagtagatgcaggcaggagtcggtctacttgtatCAGACGTGATGcgtatatacatgatcattgccttgaatatcgtcataactatgcgcttttctatcaattgcccaactgtatttgtttacccaccatatgctttttgttcgagagagaaatctgtagtgaaaactatggcccccgagtctacctttatcatatataaaatccaaaaaataccttgttgcaattGATTTACCGttcttttattttgtgttttattttatctatctatcactacgagatttgatccttgcaattaaccgccaagggattgacaacccttgtttgcattgggtgcaagtatttacttttgtgtgtgtaggtgctgctaacgaggttttgcatggttctcctactagattgataaccttggttcttaactaaggaaaatacttatctctattgtactgcatcatcctctcctcttcggggaaatcccaacatagctcacaagtagcaggaagaatttttggtgtcgttgccggggagacatcaccAAAACCTATCAAGTACGTGCATGCAAACTATCGTCTACTTGGtttaaaatttctttgccatttgcctctcattttcatctcccccgcTTCTGAAACATTTTTTacaaaaaaacacaaaaatattttccgtttgcctttttgttcgtttgcttgtttgtttgcttGACTTACCGTTATGGCTGGTTCTTCTCCTGATATGCCTTCCCCTCCTTACCTAGGAAAAGGTTCCGGAATTATAAATATTAAGCAATTAAGCGATGAATCTTTAAAAGAAGCTTGGGATAGATTGTTAGAAATACAAATGAGAGCTAAGCCCAAAAGTCACATCCCATTACTCCTTAGGAGCTTTTATGTTGGTCTATCTCTTGCTCATATACGTGTCTTAGATTCTATGTTTGAAAATGATTTCCTTGGGAATAATGCTTTCGacacctatgaaaagatgaaaagcATATTTGGACAACCAAAGGTAGAAACTATTGAACCCACCATTCTAGTAAGCTATCGTAAAACCGTGTtaataaaataaactaaaactagTATGGAATACAATTTTGGTGGGATATTTAATCTTGCTTCTAAAATAAATGGCAATGTGGTGTCGCAAAATAGGAGATTTGATGCCTTGGAACAAAGGGTTGATGCCCTTTGtgttttgaaagaaataagaacTCTTAGCACCAAGCTTGTTCAATTAGTTCATATTATTGATAATGGCAAAGAGGGTGAAATAGAGAATTCTACGTCTCTTAAAACTaaagatgacaacacttgaaactatgcattacgcctagctaggggcgtaaaacaatagcgcttgttgggaggaaacccaatagttatctttatgtttcttgtttcttttctgtttttgagcgtgcacacaattatgctacttttatggttgtgtttttgtgttttaattagtgtttgtgccaagtaaagcctttgggatgatttggttgATAGTTGACACGATTctgtgaaaaaacagaaacttttgcagcTAATTCCACCTCTctaaattctctaaaatcgggaAACCAATAGAGAGTGACCCAAAATACTTTTTCTACCAccgcaagtttctgttcttccgcgatcgcatctggaggccttttctggcactccgccggagggggaatcggtcacggagggcttctacatcaaccttgctacccttacgatgatgtgtgagtagtttaccacagacctacgggtccatagctagtagatggcttcttctctctctttgatcttcaatacaatgttctcctcgatgttcttggagttctatctgatgtaatattcttttgtgatgtgtttgttggatctgatgaattgtgggtttatgatcaaattattcatgataaatatttgatcttttctgaattcttatatgcatgattattatagctttgtatttctctccgatctatctgtttggtttggccaactagattgatttatcttgtaatgggagaggtgtgttgtaatgggttcaatcttgcggtgatctatatcccagtgacagaaggggacaagCCATGTATTAGTATTGTTGACATTAAGGGGAAATGATGGGGTCTATTCATATTGGTTggatttactttgtctacatcatgtcatcttgcttaaggtgttactccgttatttatgaacttaatactctagatgcatgctggatagtggtcgatgtgtggagtaatagtagtagatgcaggcaggagtcggtctacttgtctcggacgtgatgcctatgtacatgatcattgccttgaatatcgtcataactatgcacttttctatcaattgcccaacagtaatttgttaactcactgtatgttttttgttagagagagaagcctctagtgaaacctatggcccccgggtctaccttTATAATATATAAAATCCAAAATACCTTTCTGCAATTTATTTACCGttcttttattttgtgttttattttatctatctatcactacgagatttggtccttgcaattaaccgccaagggattgacaaccccttgtttgcgttgggtgcaagtatttgcttttgtgtgtgtagGTGCTGCTAACGAGGTTTTGCACGGTTCTCCTACTGAATTGATAatcttggttcttaactaagggaaatacttatatgtactatagtgcatcatcccgatctcctcttcggggaaatcccaacgcagctcacaagtagtaGTAGGGTGTCAGTGTTTTGTTCTTGTGCAAATTTGGAACCCTTTTTATATGGGTCATGACTAGTTGTCTTAccgatttctttcttatgaatcAAATCGGGGGCGACACACCCGTTAATTCAGAAAAAAGGAATAAACCCAACAAGAATAAACCAAACTAGGTGGAGGGATGATTGGCCTAGTCTATGATAGACTGCTAATTATGATGGTCTTATATAACACAAATTACCTAATGGACCGCTCCTACATACCACATCAAGAGTAGTTCTGGTCATTTGCGTAGGCAGATTTAACGTATCTGCACCCTGGGCACGTACAGCTTGGTGTCAGCGTGTTCCTAAACTCCAGTAATGTGAGCTCCTTTTTTTAGCGTAATCATGGTCTTTATTCAAGGAACATTCATGGGTATAATGGAAGGGTTTCAGGGCTCAAGGAGCCAAATAAAATGACCACTCTGAAGTGACATAGAGCTTGCAACTAATTATAGATGTCAGAATTAGAAGCATTCTTCTTTCTTGGATCTCCCTAAGCATGGGGCTATAGATACGACGAGTGCCCTAATTGATTCCATTGATAACCATTGATGTGTCGCATGTGATACCACATATAAAACTTATGGGCTTGCAAATCCTTCGCCAATGTTAGCGCCTCTTTAGGATCACATGTAGGTCTAGAAGGGGGTGGtcagactacttgaccaaataaaaacttAGCCTTttccaattttagttcttggcaagTTTTAACAATTCTAGCAAGTCTAAGATAGTAGGCAGCGGAAAGTAAATACTTTTCATATGAAGGCAAGGAGGGGTTGGAGAAAGCAAACGCAATGAAGACATGGTGATTTCTTGTGGTTCcggtaggtggtgctatcgtacatccacgttgatggaaaCTTCAACCCACGGAGGGTAATGGCTCCGCGAGTCCAtgaagggctccacccacaaatGGTCCACGAAGAATCAACCTTGTTTATGCCATCATGGTATACACCAGAAGGACTAGTCTCACtcagggtagatcttcacgaagtaggcggtCTCCTTgtccttacaaactccttggttcaactccacatcttgGAGGCACTTGCGTGACatctaaccaatctaggagacaccactcttccaaaggtaatagatgttgttgatgatgatgatctccttgctcttgtgcttcaaaagatagtgtctgataagtctccaacatatctataattttagattttttcatgccaatattctacaacctccatatacttttggcaaaattttatattatttttgggactaacatattgatccagtgcccagtgtcagttcttgttttttgcatgttttttgtttcgcagaaaatccatatcaaacaaagtccaaacgcgataaaattttatggagaattattttggaatatatgtaatttttgggaagaagaatcaatgcaAGACGGTCCCTGATGTAGCCACAAGGCAACAGGGCGCGGCTAGGGGGGGTTGCCGCGCCATGTTGCCTTGTGAATCCATTGTAAGGTGGTTgcagcccttctttcgccgcaagaaataTAATTTCCAGATAAAAATCCCCTCAAAATTTAAGCCCAATTACGAATCTCCGGGAATATAAAAAACGGTGAAGGGGTCCGAAATAGAAGGGAAACaaaagagaaacagagagagatccaatctcagaggggctcctGCCCTCCAGGAGCCATGgcggccatggaccagaggggaaactctCCCATCTAGgaggggaggccaaggaagaagaagaaggagggggctctccgCCTCTCTCCCGATGGCACCGGAGCACCTCCAGGGGAACCATCGTGacgacgatctacaccaacaacttcgccaccgtcaacaccaactctctcccctctatgcagcggcgtaacacctcttctccctgttgtaatctctacttaaacatggtgcttaatgctacatattattatccaatgatgtgtttccatcctatgatgtttgagtagattcgttttgtcctatgggttgattgatgattgtgattggtttgagttgtatgttttattttggtgttgttctatggtgccctccatgtcgcgcaagcatgTGGGATTACCACTGTAGGGTATTGTAATAAGTTCATAATCCGCTTATAGTGAGtggcgagagtgacagaagcttatacccgagtaagggggttgttgcatatgggagtaaagaggacttgctACTTAATGCTATGGCCAAAAAGAGCCTAAAAACATAAAAATgggagaaaagagagaaggggcaagttactatccttttaccacacttgtgcttcagagtagcaccatgttttccatatagagagtctcctgtgttgtcactttcatataatagtgggaatttctgattgtagaacttggcttgtgtattccaatgatgggcttcctcaaaagcCCGAGGTCTTCTttagcaagcaagttggatgcacgcccacttagttttcatgttgagctttcatacacttataactcttggtgcatccgttgcatggcaatccctactcctcgcattgacatcaattgatgggtctctccatagcccattaattagccgcgtcgatgtgagactatcttcctaTTTTGACTTCCTCTTATTAATCTCTATCACCGcattctattccacccaaagtgctatgtccatggcttacgctcatgtattgcgtggcattgaaaaagctgaagcgtgTTAAGAAGATGAAGCATGACAAGTTTATATGATTTCGTATGGATAGCGTTCTTTAGCCTTTTTATTCTGAAAGACATGGTTGTTTGTTGGTATGCCCGAGTATTGATGTATGTAtatcaaatgatagactattgctttgaatcactcgtataTTAATATTcgtgccatgattagattatatgatca contains:
- the LOC141041155 gene encoding septin and tuftelin-interacting protein 1 homolog 1-like; this translates as MVLTKTYCLANTAGVLVARLIGPVLQRWQPLWDPAMWLDVFVVLRNTLDDGSAMSPYVELVEDTVVPAVQALEWKTTDSERVRRFLAQWKDTLPPSAVQRILVEVVMPELTAEVESWDPWDAWQANCCHLLLRQWMPLAGPLLESLCVTVRRKLERALREWDDAGHALLSKSNLNLVAPWKALFGRASWEEFVDGIGVVWHLEQRLRSLRITPPKQNDDAFLEVIMKWAPLVRAEDMARLLEAEFFGRWRHALRHWLLATKPATREAVEWCNGWGRAFTPELREDERVHARLEAGIDMVNSAAQGLEI